A genomic region of Canis aureus isolate CA01 chromosome 16, VMU_Caureus_v.1.0, whole genome shotgun sequence contains the following coding sequences:
- the METRNL gene encoding meteorin-like protein isoform X1, with amino-acid sequence MRGAARAARGLAGQLRARPPAPGPGPPPPPAPPAAPAAPAAPLLLAALLAVLLGGAGAQYSSDLCSWKGSGLTHEAHRKEVEQVYLRCSAGSVEWMYPTGALIVNVRPNTFPPSRHLTLCIKPLKDSSGANIYLEKTGELKLLVRDGDRGPGQVRCFGFEQGGLFVEAAPQQDISRRTTGFQYELTSRHAESDLHTLSAPCRPCSDAEVLLAVCTSDFVVRGSIQNVTHVPEQQESAIHLRVSRLYRQKSRVFRPAPEGGGWRGRVATLLECGVRPGRGEFLFTGHMHFGEARLGCAPRFKDFQRMYQDAEERGLNPCEMGKD; translated from the exons atgcggggcgcggcgcgggcggcccgggGGCTCGCGGGGCAGCTGCGGGcgcggccccccgccccgggccccggccccccgccgccccctgcgcccccggcggccccggcggccccggcggccccgCTGCTGCTGGCCGCGCTGCTGGCGGTGCTGCTGGGCGGCGCGGGCGCGCAGTACTCGAGCGACCTGTgcagctggaaggggag CGGGCTGACGCACGAGGCCCACAGGAAGGAGGTGGAGCAGGTGTACCTGCGCTGCTCCGCGGGCTCCGTGGAGTGGATGTACCCGACGGGGGCTCTCATCGTCAACGTGCGGCCCAACACCTTCCCGCCTTCTCGGCACCTGACTCTGTGCATCAAGCCCCTCAAGGACTCCTCGGGGGccaatatttatttggaaaaaactGGAGAACTGAAGCTGCTGGTGCGGGACGGGGACCGCGGGCCGGGCCAGGTGCGCTGCTTCGGCTTCGAGCAGGGCGGCCTCTTTGTGGAGGCCGCGCCCCAGCAGGACATCAGCAGGAGGACCACGGGCTTCCAGTACGAGCTGACCAGCCGGCACGCGGAGTCGGACCTGCACACCCTGTCAG CCCCCTGCCGCCCTTGCAGTGACGCGGAGGTGCTGCTGGCCGTCTGCACCAGCGACTTCG TCGTCCGAGGCTCCATCCAGAACGTCACGCACGTGCCGGAGCAGCAGGAGTCGGCCATCCACCTGCGCGTGAGCCGCCTCTACCGGCAGAAGAGCAGGGTGTTCCGGCCGGCCCCGGAGGGCGGCGGCTGGCGGGGGCGGGTGGCCACGCTGCTGGAGTGCGGCGTGAGGCCCGGGCGCGGCGAGTTCCTCTTCACCGGCCACATGCACTTTGGGGAGGCCCGCCTTGGCTGCGCCCCACGCTTCAAGGACTTCCAGAGGATGTACCAGGACGCTGAGGAGAGGGGCCTGAACCCCTGCGAGATGGGCAAGGACTGA
- the METRNL gene encoding meteorin-like protein isoform X2, with protein sequence MPPSVMSQMCTFLHRQQFCTNRSFFGFAVALEHRSERFDQIFCGLTHEAHRKEVEQVYLRCSAGSVEWMYPTGALIVNVRPNTFPPSRHLTLCIKPLKDSSGANIYLEKTGELKLLVRDGDRGPGQVRCFGFEQGGLFVEAAPQQDISRRTTGFQYELTSRHAESDLHTLSAPCRPCSDAEVLLAVCTSDFVVRGSIQNVTHVPEQQESAIHLRVSRLYRQKSRVFRPAPEGGGWRGRVATLLECGVRPGRGEFLFTGHMHFGEARLGCAPRFKDFQRMYQDAEERGLNPCEMGKD encoded by the exons ATGCCACCCTCAGTGATGTCACAGATGTGCACATTTTTGCACCGCCAGCAGTTTTGCACAAACAGAAGTTTTTTCGGGTTTGCTGTGGCGCTGGAACACCGAAGCGAGAGATTTGACCAGATTTTCTG CGGGCTGACGCACGAGGCCCACAGGAAGGAGGTGGAGCAGGTGTACCTGCGCTGCTCCGCGGGCTCCGTGGAGTGGATGTACCCGACGGGGGCTCTCATCGTCAACGTGCGGCCCAACACCTTCCCGCCTTCTCGGCACCTGACTCTGTGCATCAAGCCCCTCAAGGACTCCTCGGGGGccaatatttatttggaaaaaactGGAGAACTGAAGCTGCTGGTGCGGGACGGGGACCGCGGGCCGGGCCAGGTGCGCTGCTTCGGCTTCGAGCAGGGCGGCCTCTTTGTGGAGGCCGCGCCCCAGCAGGACATCAGCAGGAGGACCACGGGCTTCCAGTACGAGCTGACCAGCCGGCACGCGGAGTCGGACCTGCACACCCTGTCAG CCCCCTGCCGCCCTTGCAGTGACGCGGAGGTGCTGCTGGCCGTCTGCACCAGCGACTTCG TCGTCCGAGGCTCCATCCAGAACGTCACGCACGTGCCGGAGCAGCAGGAGTCGGCCATCCACCTGCGCGTGAGCCGCCTCTACCGGCAGAAGAGCAGGGTGTTCCGGCCGGCCCCGGAGGGCGGCGGCTGGCGGGGGCGGGTGGCCACGCTGCTGGAGTGCGGCGTGAGGCCCGGGCGCGGCGAGTTCCTCTTCACCGGCCACATGCACTTTGGGGAGGCCCGCCTTGGCTGCGCCCCACGCTTCAAGGACTTCCAGAGGATGTACCAGGACGCTGAGGAGAGGGGCCTGAACCCCTGCGAGATGGGCAAGGACTGA